The Paenibacillus beijingensis nucleotide sequence TCGAGCGTTCTGGCGAACTTGAGCTTGCCGTCCTCCAAATACCATTGGTTTTCATTCGTAAAGAAGAATGCCCGCATAATTTGCACCGCATTGCCGTTGAAGACGATCGGCACCGTATCCGGTTTCCCGTTGCCGTCGAAGTCCGCATCCCTGAATTTACGGGAGACCTCGATTAACTCCTCCACAGAGGTCGGCGCTTTCAATCCAAGCTTGTCGAGCCAGTCCTGGCGAATCCACATGCCGTGGTTGGCGATGGTATCAATGCCGCGCTTACTTGTAAGCGCATACATTTTTCCGTTAATGGTGATGGCGGACTTTAATTCGGGATGGTCGTTCAAATATTTTTTGATCGTGGTGCTGTACTTTTCAATGTACTCATCAATCGGCTGAATCGCCCCCTGGTTGGCGAGCTGGGCAATGTAGTTGCGGTCGTATTCCCAAATCAGATCCGGCGCGCTTCCCGAAGCGATTAACGTATTCAGTTTTTGCTGGGCTTGCGGCCGCGGTACGGGTACCCAATTGACTTTGACGGGCGAATTGTCGTTGATCCATTGGGTCCACCGGTTCTTTTCGTAGCTGCCTTCTTCTACCGGCACTGTCCCCCTGTCGAACATGGAAACGCTGATTTCCGTCTTCGGTACATTTGGAGCCGTTCCCTCTCCCGTTGAATTCGAATCGTTAGGAGCCTCCGAGTTGGAGCTGCAGGCAGCCAGTACGGACAACGACAAGCTTGCGGCGAGAACCATTTTCCAGATCTTCTTTCTGCTCAACTGATACATCCCCCTGTACAATAAATGTATATCAAGAGAATAAAACCTCCGGATATCAGCCGTTCACCCTTTCACCGACCCGATCAATACGCCTTTGACAAAATGCTTTTGCAGGAAAGGATACACCAGCAGAATCGGCGTAATCGCGATGACGATGGCGGCCGCTTTAAGCCCTTCCGGCGTAAGGACGATTTGCGAAGCCCCTTCGCTTCCCGACACGTTCGTTAGCAGGCTCTGGTCCACTTGCAGAATCATCTGGTATAACTTGACCGACAGCGTTTGTTTTGTGGTGTCCGATATATATATGAGTACACTGAAGTACGAATTCCACCATCCAACGGCATAAAACAATGATAAGGCGGCGATGATCGGCTTGCAAAGGGGCAGCATGATCCGAACCAGTATGAGCCAGTCGCCCGCTCCGTCGATCGCTGCGGATTCCTCGATTTCTTCCGGCAAGCCTTCCATAAACGTTTTCATAACGAACAGGTTATACGTACTGATTAACGCGGGCAGCCACAGTCCCCAATACGAATCCATCAAACCGAGGAATTTGACCAGGATAAAATTCGGTATAATGCCGCTAATGAACAGCATCGAGAAGGTGATCAGCATGAGGATCGAGTTTCGCCCCATTAATCTCCTTCTGGAGAGAGGATACGCGGCCAAAACCGTCATGACGATGTTGAACAGGGTGCCGACAGCCGTGAGTATAACCGTATTTTTCATCGCAACGAAAAGCTGGCCGTCTTCCATGAGCCGCCGATAAGATAAGACGTTGAATTCGACCGGCCATAAAAACACTTCCCCGGCCGTAATCGCCCGGCTGCTGCTGAAAGAGGAGGCGACGACGTACCAGAGCGGATATAAAGCCGCCAGCGAAAGAAGCGCCAGAATGAAATAATTCGCTCCCGTCCAAACGGACCCTGCCTGTCGTTTTGCCCCGGACATTTTCATTTTCTACCATAACCCCCTTTCTCCGAATGCCCGGATCAACCGGTTGACGGTCACGACAAGAATGAGAGCAATGACCGATTGAAAAAGCCCAAGCGCAGTGGTATAGCTGTAGCTTGCATTTTGCAAGCCGACCCGGTACACGTACGTGCTGATGACATCGGCGACGTCGAGCACGGATTGGTTTTGGAGCACCAGCGTTTGTTCGAGTCCAACGTCCATGAACTGCCCCATCCGGAGGATAAGGAGAATGGCAATCGTGCTGCGAATGCCGGGAAGCGTAATGTGCCAAATTTGACGCAGCTTGGATGCTCCGTCGATTTTCGCCGCTTCATACAGCTGCGGATCAATGGAGGCCATCGCCGCCAAATAAAGGACCGTACCCCAGCCCGCTTCCCGCCATATGCCGGACATCGTGTAGGCGAAAGGCCACCAATTGGAGCTAGCCATGAAATAGACCGGTTCGATCCCGAATACATTGTGCAGAATCATGTTCACGACACCGGTGCTCGGCGAGAGCATGGCGATGACGATCCCGCCCAGTACGGCCCATGAAATGAAATGCGGGAGATAGAGCAGGTTTTGCATCGTCTTCTTGTACCATTCCCTGCGAACTTCATTCAGCAGGAGGGCGAGCAGAATCGGAACCGGGAATCCGAGCACAAGATTGTAAACATTGAGCAGCAGCGTATTGCGGAGAACCCTCCAAAAATCGGTGCTCTCAAACAGCATCCTGAAATGCCTCAGACCCACCCATTTGCTGCCGAAAATTCCATCCACAAACCGGTAATCCTTGAAGGCGATAATTTCCCCGGCCATCGGGGCGTATTTAAAGATCAGATAATATCCGATGACCGGCAGCAGCATCAAATAAAGATGCCGGTCCCGAACAAACCTTCTGACAATGGCTGCGCCAGGCTTTCTTTTGTCCACTTTTGTCCATTCCTTCCCGGCTGGTGTCTTTTCCCCGAATGGTGTCTCTTCGATTAGGGCCGCTTGATTGTTCACTGCTTGATCGCTCACTAGGTATCCTTTCCGGCCGGTTGCTCGCCTGTCTTCTTCTTTTTTGACTTGGATTCAAATGGATCGTATCATGCCGCAGCCAAAATCAACATTGACACATTCGATACTCGATGTCTTTTTCTTCAAAAATGCAGGTCGCATTTTTTGCACCCAGTTCATTTTGTTGAGGTGTCAGGTACTTTAATTTGGAGTGAGGCGGAGAGACGGCGTGGCAAGGGCGGCTGCTCGCGGTCCCAAATTAGCTTCAAAAATATAAAAAAACGAACCGTTAAGGTGTTACCCTTGAGCGGTTCGTTTGCATTTGAGATCTGCCGCCCGGAGTCCTCGGAATCCCCGGACACCCCGGCTGTTGAAATTCTAACGGAACGAGCAGCCGTTATTTGAAGAAAATGAAGCACATTAGAAATGTAACGGAGCCAAGGGACCCTATTTACTGAAAAAGACCATGTTAAGGCCATTTATGTGCCCCATAAGGACTCTGGTCTCCGTTACGTTAGAAATATGGACTTTTTCCAGCTAATAACGGCGCTGAGCTCCGTTACGGGCAGCCAATACGGACTACTTCATCAGATTCGATCCTCTTCACTCTTCATCAGATTCAATCCTTTCTTCGATCCTTTCGGAACACCCCTTTGCCAAAACAACCGGCGTGGTACGCCGCCACCTACTGTCCGATCGTCCTGCCGCATGCCCTCCGGCAATAAACGGCAAGTAGCCAATGCCCCGCGATAACTTGAAGCGCTTACACAACACTCATCGCCTCAGACCGAAACTTCATCCGTTTTACGGGAGACGAGCGCCTTTCGTTCCCATGCTCTGCTTTTCCAGCGCAAAAAGAGGACCAGTCCCCGTACCCATTCGTCAACAATAAAAACAGCCCATATGCCGTACAGGCCATAACCCAATTGAATCCCGAGCAGATACATCAGCGGCATGCTGAACAGCCACATAATCAATACGGCCGAATTCATCGCGAACCGCGCATCGCCTGCAGCTTGCAGGGACCGTTCGAAGATGATATTGAAGTTTCTTCCCGGCTCCAATAAGAAGCTTAGCAGGAACAAAGTCGACCCGAGCCGGATGATGTCCTCCGATTCCGTGAACATTTCAAGCAGCGGAACCCGGAAAAAGCAGATGATGGCTACGGCCGCCAGCGTGATCAGCATGCTGCGGAACAGGTTGCGGAGCACCTGCTTATACGCTTCTTCATGCTCGCCGGCCCCCACTAGCTGCCCGACAATAATCTGGATCCCCCGCCCGATCGCAATCGCGATTACCATGACGATGAACGTGATGTTCTGCATGTAAATCTTGGTTGTCAGCATCATGGTGCCGAGCGATGAGACGAAGTAGGTGATCACTAATTGGCTGACGTTGTACGACAAATTGACAGCAGATGAAGGTATCCCCACCTGCAGCACCTTCGACACGAGGTCGCGTCTCCAATGCATCAAATTAACCCACCAGATAGGGATGCCGACGATTTTCCGCAGGATAAACAAATTGATGATTAAACCGATCAGCTGACTGACGTTCGTCGAAATCGCCACTCCGGTTACGCCAAGCTTCGGAAACCCCATCGGCCCATATATGAACAGGTAGTTGCCGAAAATATGCAGCAAATTGATCCCAACTGCGACCAGCATCGTGTGCCGGGTAAACCCGTGAGATTGAATCACCGCCACCGTCACCGTATTCAAAGCCTGCAGCACAAGCGCCCCGCCGGTAATCAGCAAGTAAGTGCGGGCCATTTCGAACAGATCTGGACTTAAGCTGAAAATATGCAAAAGTCTTCCGCTGAACAAAACGACAATGGCGCTCATGAAGAGACCGAAAACAAAATTGATTCCGAGTGACGAGGCAACGATGTTCTCGATTTCATCCGTTCTGCGGGATCCGAGATA carries:
- a CDS encoding carbohydrate ABC transporter permease, with product MKMSGAKRQAGSVWTGANYFILALLSLAALYPLWYVVASSFSSSRAITAGEVFLWPVEFNVLSYRRLMEDGQLFVAMKNTVILTAVGTLFNIVMTVLAAYPLSRRRLMGRNSILMLITFSMLFISGIIPNFILVKFLGLMDSYWGLWLPALISTYNLFVMKTFMEGLPEEIEESAAIDGAGDWLILVRIMLPLCKPIIAALSLFYAVGWWNSYFSVLIYISDTTKQTLSVKLYQMILQVDQSLLTNVSGSEGASQIVLTPEGLKAAAIVIAITPILLVYPFLQKHFVKGVLIGSVKG
- a CDS encoding ABC transporter permease, which gives rise to MSDQAVNNQAALIEETPFGEKTPAGKEWTKVDKRKPGAAIVRRFVRDRHLYLMLLPVIGYYLIFKYAPMAGEIIAFKDYRFVDGIFGSKWVGLRHFRMLFESTDFWRVLRNTLLLNVYNLVLGFPVPILLALLLNEVRREWYKKTMQNLLYLPHFISWAVLGGIVIAMLSPSTGVVNMILHNVFGIEPVYFMASSNWWPFAYTMSGIWREAGWGTVLYLAAMASIDPQLYEAAKIDGASKLRQIWHITLPGIRSTIAILLILRMGQFMDVGLEQTLVLQNQSVLDVADVISTYVYRVGLQNASYSYTTALGLFQSVIALILVVTVNRLIRAFGERGLW
- a CDS encoding MATE family efflux transporter, whose translation is MNRHRAGSLSLFAISFPIFIEFALQMLLRTTDTLMLSKVSDEAVGAVGVSNQIIMFAVLTFNFIALGSTVVVSQYLGSRRTDEIENIVASSLGINFVFGLFMSAIVVLFSGRLLHIFSLSPDLFEMARTYLLITGGALVLQALNTVTVAVIQSHGFTRHTMLVAVGINLLHIFGNYLFIYGPMGFPKLGVTGVAISTNVSQLIGLIINLFILRKIVGIPIWWVNLMHWRRDLVSKVLQVGIPSSAVNLSYNVSQLVITYFVSSLGTMMLTTKIYMQNITFIVMVIAIAIGRGIQIIVGQLVGAGEHEEAYKQVLRNLFRSMLITLAAVAIICFFRVPLLEMFTESEDIIRLGSTLFLLSFLLEPGRNFNIIFERSLQAAGDARFAMNSAVLIMWLFSMPLMYLLGIQLGYGLYGIWAVFIVDEWVRGLVLFLRWKSRAWERKALVSRKTDEVSV